AGCCCGGCCCCGCCGGCTTGACCGCCGATGTTGGAACCGTCGCCGCCGGGCGCGGCCCCCTTCTTGTCGCTACAGGCGCTCAAGCCCAACAAAGAGCCCGCCAGAAGCATGGCCACGGAGAGATGATAGAAGCGTTGGATGAAAATGTTCTTCATGGCGAACCTCTTATTCCTTGTCTTTCGGAGCGCTCGGGCTGAGCAGATAGGTGAGGGGATCGAAGTCTTTGGAGTCCTTGGTTGCAGTCACTCGGGAGGAGGAAGTCAATTCGGCGTCCTTCGCCTTCATCATGGAATCCAGAGCGTTGGTAAGGCCCGCCAGTAATTTAAACTGCGGGACGGCGATGGCCTCCGCCATGGCATCCACCTCGTCTCCATCCCGGTCGCGAATCCGGCTCGCGCCGACGAAGCGCTTCGAGTCCATCATGGCCTCGAAGGGGTCGTCGAGGTTGAAGTCCTTGGACAGGAACCAACTCAAGAAGGGTTGGGCCGTGATGTCCCTGTCGACGGACAGTCCTTGAAGGCCGCGCTCGCGCACCTTAGCGGAGGCTTGAATGGAGGCTTCCGCCTCGACCTTGCCGTCGACCGATTTGGGTAAGGCTGTTAAATTGGCGGCGGTGGAGTCTTTGTCGGTGCTGCTTTGCAAGGCCGCTTTGAGCTTTTCGACGTATTGAAACATGAGTTGGTATTCGGCGCCGAAGCTCGCGGCGGGATTTTGGGTCCCCAAGGTGTTGTCCTTCTTTTCCAAAAGGTCTTGCGCGCGCAGCTCGCCCGCCGACGTCAGGCAGGCCGCAAGCCCGAGCACGGCGACCAGCCGATGAAGCCGATTATTTTTCATGATGATTCTCCTTACGGATTGAAAACGAAACGAATCCCGGATCCCTAACCCTGTCCCAATATGAAGTTGAGCAATTAATATGCCAACCCCGCCTTGTAAAGCCCTGGCGGGCCCGCCGGAAGGCATTCTTGTAATTGTTCGAAATGGTTATGAATTCTATACACTGCCGGTAATGATCGGTGCCGCGGTCTAGGAAGTTGTTTATCAAAATGAGAAAACTCACTTCCCTTATCATTTTGAAAGAGAAACCGCCCCACCTCCCGGGCGCTTGGACGAGTCTGAGTCTAGTCCAGCGCCGCCCGGTACAGCTCCTGCGCGAAGAGCGCCAAGTCCCAGGCCACGTCCCGGCAGGCCAGCTCGCCGCCGCAACCGTCCTCGCCCGCGAGCAGCGCTCGGATTTTGTCGCGCAGCTGTTTGGACTCGCGGCGGAAGAGTTCTTGCCGCTGCGGGTTCTTCAAGGCGGCGATTTTTTGTGCGGCGTCCTCGAAGAAGACCTCGCCCGCGTCGGATTTCTTCAGGACCCGCAGGAGGTCGAGGGAGAGGACGTTCGCCGTGCCCTCCCAGATCGCCAGGATCTGCGCGTCGCGCAGCAGCTTGGCGACCGGGAAGTCCTCGACGCAGCCGTTGCCGCCGAAGATCTCGATGGCGCGGTGCCCGGCCTCGATGGCTTTTTCGGCGGTGAAGAACTTGATCACCGGAGTGAGCAGCCGGAGCATGGCCTCGTCTTTGGGGCCGCCTTGGCCGCGCTCGAGGTGGTCCATGAAGTTGAGCGTCTCGAAGACCAAGGCCGTGGCCTGTTGGGCGTCCGATTCCATGAGCTGGAGGGTGCGGGCGACCAGCGGGTATTCCGCGATCGGCTTGCCGAAGGCCAGGCGGCCGCGGGCGTAGTGCTGGGCCTCGAGAAAGGCCCGGCGCATCAGGCCGATGGACCACACCGCGTTGTAGATGCGCGAGAGGTTCAGCATGTCGGTCATGTAGGAAAAACCCTTGGCGAGGTCGCCGACCGGATAGGCGAGGGCGCCTTCCAGGGTGATCTCGGCCGTGGCCATCTCGCAGGTGCCCAGCTTGTTCTTGACGCGGTCGACGCGGATGCGGTTGCGCTCGCCGCTCTCCAGGTCGCGCGGCAGCAGGAAGAGGCCCAAGCCGCGCGTCCCCTCGGGCGCCCCTTCGGGCCGGGCCAGGACCAGCGCGGTGCGCGAGCCGATATTCGAGCAGAACCACTTCTCGCCGTAGAGGCGCCACTCGCCGTCTTCGAGCCGGGCGCGGCAGCTGTTGGCGCCGACGTCCGAGCCGCCCTGCACTTCGGTCAGGTACATCGCCCCGTCGTACATCGCTTCATAATCCATGCGGGTGAGGCGGGGGATCCATTTTTCCTGCAGCTCCTTGGAGCCGTGCCGCTTCAAGACCTGCAAGGTCCCGTCGGTCATGCAGATCGGGCAATAGAGCACCGAACCCGCTTGGGAGAAGAGGTAGCCGACGCCGAACTTGAGCAGGGCGGTATAGACCCGGCCTTGCTTGATGAATTCCGGCGAATGTCCCAGACCGATGATGCCGAATTCGTAGGCCTGGCGGGCGATGGCCAGGTAGCTCTCGTCGTACTCGATTTTATCTATCCTCTTTCCGGCGGGGTCGTAGGGGATGTGCTGCGGACGCCGGCGATCGCTGGGGAGCACCCGGGGACTGAATTCCCGGGCCGAGAGGCGCCCCATGCCGGACAGGTATTCCTGGGCCCAGGCGTATTCGGCCTCGGGCAGGTAGCGCCGCATCAGGTTTTGAAAAAACGGTTCTTCTTCGTAAAAATCGCGGGGTTGGTAAAGCGGGATGTTTCTTTCTTGGGCCATGATTTCTCTCGCATTTTGTTTGACGGGTCGGACGCTTAAACTTAGGATGCCCGGATAAATCTTTCAACCGATCTTCTTGGGCTTGGCGTAAAGGGGTTCCTATGGCGGAAGCGATTTCTGCAAAAAAAGGCTGTGGCATCGGCCTATACATCGTGGCGGCCATCGCCATCGTATTCATCGCGATGAACAGCTTCGTGGTCATCCCGGCGGGCAACGTCGGGGTCAAGAGCCTGTTCGGAAAGGTCGATCCGACGGTATTGAGCAGCGGTTTTCATATCGTCAATCCCTTGGTCACCATCGAGCGGATGACCGTCCGCACCCAAGAGCTGACCGAGGAGGCGATCGTGCCCTCCCGGGAGGGGCTCTCGGTCAACCTCGACGTCACCTTGCTTTACTCGCTGGTGCCCGACAAGGCCCCCGAAGTCTATCGCACCATCGGCTCCAACTACACGCAAGTCGTCATCGAACCGCAATTCCGCTCGGTCATCCGCGGCGCCACCGCCAGCTACGACGCGAAGGCCCTCTACACCTCCGAGCGCGAGGTCATTGCCAGCGCCATGATGTCGCACCTCGAGCCGCTGCTGGCGCCGCGTGGCATCCGCG
This portion of the Deltaproteobacteria bacterium PRO3 genome encodes:
- a CDS encoding isovaleryl-CoA dehydrogenase, whose product is MAQERNIPLYQPRDFYEEEPFFQNLMRRYLPEAEYAWAQEYLSGMGRLSAREFSPRVLPSDRRRPQHIPYDPAGKRIDKIEYDESYLAIARQAYEFGIIGLGHSPEFIKQGRVYTALLKFGVGYLFSQAGSVLYCPICMTDGTLQVLKRHGSKELQEKWIPRLTRMDYEAMYDGAMYLTEVQGGSDVGANSCRARLEDGEWRLYGEKWFCSNIGSRTALVLARPEGAPEGTRGLGLFLLPRDLESGERNRIRVDRVKNKLGTCEMATAEITLEGALAYPVGDLAKGFSYMTDMLNLSRIYNAVWSIGLMRRAFLEAQHYARGRLAFGKPIAEYPLVARTLQLMESDAQQATALVFETLNFMDHLERGQGGPKDEAMLRLLTPVIKFFTAEKAIEAGHRAIEIFGGNGCVEDFPVAKLLRDAQILAIWEGTANVLSLDLLRVLKKSDAGEVFFEDAAQKIAALKNPQRQELFRRESKQLRDKIRALLAGEDGCGGELACRDVAWDLALFAQELYRAALD
- a CDS encoding prohibitin family protein — encoded protein: MAEAISAKKGCGIGLYIVAAIAIVFIAMNSFVVIPAGNVGVKSLFGKVDPTVLSSGFHIVNPLVTIERMTVRTQELTEEAIVPSREGLSVNLDVTLLYSLVPDKAPEVYRTIGSNYTQVVIEPQFRSVIRGATASYDAKALYTSEREVIASAMMSHLEPLLAPRGIRVEKILLRSMTLPPILSDAISKKLEAEQQAEQMKFVLDRERQEADRKRVEAEGIADFQKKVADGLTEAYLKWKGIEATQKLAESGNSKVVIIGAGQSGLPVILGSDTAQGR